One genomic window of Motacilla alba alba isolate MOTALB_02 chromosome 3, Motacilla_alba_V1.0_pri, whole genome shotgun sequence includes the following:
- the SLC30A10 gene encoding zinc transporter 10 — MSWLSRWHSVLWFGTFVANKAPKVRNYWILRWNFTVSAGSTALGSSAGPRRPFPRRRAGSAPPRGPSSFSFFQVWLISCRPPSLLGAGRGGALGRGGAGRAGRTYCRRAAALARSVTGRQRAAAMGRYSGKTCRLIFMLVLTVGFFVAELVSGYLGNSIALVSDSFNMLSDLISLCVGLSTGRIARRSRRGPRATYGYSRAEAVGALSNAVFLTALCFTILVDSVLRLARPEPIDDARLVLIVGTLGLAVNIVGLLVFQDWGACCRGRRPSPPPPAAAALRDVPGGIPNGEEDEAGDSPNDQKNPEEGSEKKKEKKSEALNIRGVLLHVMGDALGSVVVVVTATIFYVRPLEDAPCNWQCYIDPSLTIVMVFIILSSAFPLIKETSTILLQMVPKGVDMQLLTDRLAHVPGVSSLHEVHVWELASGRNIATLHIKCQTPSDYQGAAYQIRKVFHEAGVHSVTIQPEYADHKTSHLLCSSPCISKACDSHLCCSQREPPRAETNGYMEKSESSLSAQHKDNGSRKSDVEIPMEDTVAEESVKNMKNCDMPDDKSQLGSTRF, encoded by the exons ATGAGCTGGCTCAGTAGATGGCACTCTGTCCTTTGGTTTGGCACTTTCGTCGCCAATAAAGCACCAAAGGTTCGTAATTATTGGATCCTTCGCTGGAATTTCACCGTCTcggcaggcagcacagccttggGTAGCTCTGCCGGCCCGAGAAGGCCCTtcccccgccgccgcgccggcTCCGCGCCTCCCCGCGGCCCATCGagcttctcctttttccaggtTTGGTTGATTTCATGTCGCCCGCCGTCGCTGctcggggcggggcggggcggtgCCCTCGGGCGGGGCGgtgcgggccgggccggccgcACTTATTGCAGGCGAGCGGCGGCGCTGGCGCGGAGCGTTACCGGCCGGCAGCGTGCGGCCGCCATGGGGCGGTACTCGGGCAAGACGTGCCGCCTCATCTTCATGCTGGTGCTCACCGTCGGCTTCTTCGTGGCCGAGCTGGTGTCCGGGTACCTGGGCAACTCCATCGCCCTGGTGTCCGACTCCTTCAACATGCTCTCGGACCTCATCTCCCTCTGCGTGGGGCTCTCCACCGGGCGTATCgcccgccgcagccgccgcggTCCCCGCGCTACCTACGGCTACAGCCGCGCCGAGGCGGTGGGAGCGCTCAGCAATGCCGTCTTCCTCACTGCCCTCTGCTTCACCATCCTCGTGGACTCCGTCCTCCGCCTCGCCCGGCCTGAGCCCATAGACGACGCCCGGCTGGTGCTCATCGTCGGCACCCTCGGCCTCGCCGTCAACATCGTGGGGCTCCTCGTCTTCCAGGACTGGGGCGCCTGCTGCCGTGGGCGGCGCCCGTCCCCCCCtccgcccgcggccgccgcgctgCGGGACGTGCCCGGTGGCATCCCGAACGGCGAGGAGGATGAAGCAG GTGATTCACCAAATGACCAAAAGAACCCTGAAGAGGggtctgagaagaaaaaagagaaaaagtctGAAGCCTTGAACATCAGAG GTGTTCTTTTGCATGTTATGGGAGATGCACTTGGATCTGTGGTTGTGGTAGTTACTGCTACTATCTTCTATGTACGTCCTCTGGAGGATGCTCCATGCAATTGGCAGTGCTACATTGATCCAAGCCTGACAATAGTGATGGTGTTCATCATCTTGTCTTCTGCATTCCCACTTATAAAGGAGACCTCAACTATTTTGTTGCAGATGGTCCCCAAAGGTGTTGATATGCAACTACTGA CTGACAGACTAGCTCATGTACCAGGGGTGAGCAGCCTCCATGAGGTGCACGTTTGGGAGCTTGCAAGTGGGAGGAACATCGCCACTCTTCATATCAAGTGCCAAACCCCTTCTGATTACCAAGGTGCTGCTTACCAAATACGGAAGGTTTTCCACGAGGCAGGAGTCCATTCCGTGACCATCCAGCCTGAGTATGCTGACCACAAGACCTCACATCTACTGTGCAGCTCACCCTGCATCTCAAAAGCCTGTGACTCTcatctgtgctgcagccagagggagCCCCCCCGGGCTGAAACGAACGGCTACATGGAGAAAAGCGAAAGCTCCCTTTCTGCACAGCACAAAGACAATGGTTCAAGGAAAAGTGATGTTGAAATCCCTATGGAGGACACAGTGGCAGAGGAGAGCGTGAAAAACATGAAGAATTGTGACATGCCTGATGACAAATCACAGTTGGGTAGTACACGATTTTAG